A window of Emcibacter sp. SYSU 3D8 genomic DNA:
ATCATCCGCGCGGCCGACGCCAAGAGCGTGGCCGAGATCGCCGCCGAAGCCAAGGACCTGGCGGTCCGCGCGCGCGCCGGCAAGCTGAAGATGGACGAGATCCAGGGCGGCACGTTCTCGATCTCCAACATGGGCATGCTGGGGATCAGGAACTTCGACGCCGTGATCAACCCGCCGCAGGGCGCCATCCTGGCGGTCGGCAAGGGCGAGGAGCGGATCGTCGCCCGTAATGGCGCGCCGGCCGTGGCGACCGTCATGACGGTGACTTTGTCCTGCGACCACCGCGCCATCGACGGCGCGCTGGGAGCCAGGTTCCTCGAGGTGTTCAAGGATCTGTGCGAAGAGCCGCTGGCTCTGGTTCTTTAGTCGCGCTGAATTGTTTTTCGGCAGGAAAGGGCGCGGTTTCCGCGCCCTTTCCGTTTCATGATGATGGTTGCCCCGGCCTGCCGCCGGGATTAGGTTGAGCCCGCTGCGCACTACGAGGGAAACGGCAAAGGTCGGCACATGAGCAAGAACCCGCTTGAGCTCTATGGCGCGTGGGTGGCGGAAACGCCGGCCGCCTGGCCCGAGGATGCGCTGGACTGGGCGCACCGCGAGTTCGTCGACCTGGTCGCCGTGATGATTCCCGGCGCCGCCGAGCCGGCCAGCCAATATGCGTTCAACGCGGTGCAGGACTGGGGACAGGGACCGTGCGCCGTGGCCGGCCAGCGCAAGCGGCTGTCGGCGCCCTGGGCGGCGCTGGTCAACGGCACCGCCGGACACGCCCTCGACTTCGACGACAATTTCGATCCGCCCAAGGCGCATGCCACCACGGTGCTCGCGCCGGCGATCCTGGCGCTGGCCGAGCAGGAGAACCTGTCCGGCGCCGCGTGCCTCGATGCCTATATCGTCGGCCTGCAGATCATGGGCCGGGTCGGGCAGGGCGTGAACCCCACCCACCGCAATCGCGGCTGGCACGCGACCGCCACCGTCGGCGTGATCGGTGCAGCGGCTGCCTGCGCCCGGCTGCTGAAGCTGGATGCGGCCGCTTCGGCCACCGCGCTGTCAGCGGCAACCAGCATGTCGGCGGGCTTCATGTCCCAGTTTGGCACCATGATGAAGCCGGTCCATGCAGGCCTTGCCGCCAAGGGCGGCATCATGGCGGCCGGCTTTGCCCAGGCAGGCATCACCGCCGGCATGGAGACGCTCGATGGCCGTACCGGCATGAACCGGCTGATGGTCGGTCCCGATTACGAGGCATTGCGCGACACCATCACCCATGTGGAGCACGGCCAGAACCTGCGCTACGAACTGGACAGCATCGGCGCGCCGCTGCTGATCACCGAGCACAAGTTCCGGGTAAAGCGCTTCCCCACCTGCGGCGCCATCCACCGCGCCATGGACGGCATGCTGGATCTGCGCGCCAGGCACGGCTTCACGGCCGCCGACGTGGCCTCGGTGGATCTGCATATGCCGCGCGTGCACTTCAACAACGTCATGTACACCGACCCGCAGGACCCGTTGCAGGCCAAGTTCTCGGCCGAATATGCCGTGGGCTGCGTGCTGGCGCGCGGCGACTGCACATTGGCGGATTTCCGACCCGACGCGGTGATGCGCGCCGATGTGCGCAGCCTGTTCCCGATCATTCACCGCCACCCGGTCGACAAGCTGGAGGGCGAGTTCCCCACCGAGGTCCATGTCACGCTGAAGGACGGCCGCCAGCTGAAAGCTGTCGTCGACATGCCTCTGGGCAGCAAGAAGGCGCCGTTCTCGTGGGCGCAGTACTGGAGCAAGTTCGACGCCTGCTGCGATGGCGTCCTGAGCGACCGCGACACCCGCGACCTGCGCCTGGCGCTGGAGCGGATGCCAAGCCTGCCCAATATCGGCGACCTGATGCGCCATGTCGTCCTGCCCTTCGCCCAGGTCGCCTGATCTGGCTCACCCTTCGGTTCCCCTTACAGCAGCAACGGATTTCATGTCGTCAAGACCACTCCACGAGTCCTTTCCGCCGGCCACCGTGCTGGTCATGGCCGCCAGCCGCCGGGGAGAAAACGATCCCGTCGCCCTGCTGCAGAACAAGTCCCACAAGTGCCTTGTCGAGATCGACGGCCAGGTGATGCTGGAACGCGTCATCGAGGCGCTGATCGACAGCGGCTGCTTCAATCGCATCTATGTCTCGGTCGAGAACGAGGACATCCTGCGCGCCACGCCGCGCATGATCGCGTGGCTGGACGAGGGGCGCATGTCGTTCGTGCTGTCCCGCGGCAACCTGGCCGACAGCGTGCTGTCGGCGGTGGACGTGATCCCGAACCCGTTGCCGCTGATCATCACCACCGGTGACAACGCGCTGCATACGCCGGAGCTGGTCCGCGACTTCATGCGCGGGTTCTGGACCCATGACGAGGATGTGTCGCTGGCCTTCACCCGCGACGATGTGGTGCTGCGCGATTACGCCAATTCGGGCCTCGCCTTCCACATGCTGAAGGATGGCGGCTATTCGGCCTGCAATCTCTACGCCCTGCGGCGCGAGCGGTCGCTGTCGGCGGTGCGTGTGTTCGAAAGCGGCGGCCAGTTCGGCAAGCGCCACAAGCGCATCCTGAAGGCGTTCGGCGTGACGCCCTTCATCGTCTACAAGCTGAAGCTGATGGGCCTGCACGGCCTGATCACCCTGATCGGCCGCAAGCTGCGGGTGACCATCGACCCGGTGCTGCTGGACTATCCGTTCGGCCCGATCGACGTGGACAACAAGAACTCCTTCGACATCACCGAAGAAACGTTGAAGAAGCGTCGCGGTGCGGCGGCGAAGGCGCCGTAACTCTCAGCAGCCATCCGCCGTCGTCCCCGCGTGCCATACGGCACGGGGTTGCCGGCGAAGGACGGGCCGCGTTCCTTACAATCGCTGGTCGACCATGTCCTTGGGCAGGATCGACTTTACGTCGTAGAGCACGGCGCCGGGTCGGCCGAGGGCGCGGATGCCCTGGGCGCCCATCTTGACGAACTCGTCATGGGCGACGGCCAGGATGATGCCGTCATATTTGCCGGTCTCCAGCGCCGGCACCGGCCGGATGCCGTATTCGTGCTCGCACTCGTCCGGGTTCACCCAAGGATCGTAGACGTCGACGGCGATGTCGAATTCGTGCAGGTGACCGACGATGCTGGCCACCTTGGTATTGCGCGCATCGGGGCAGTTTTCCTTGAACGAGAAGCCCAGCACCAGCACGCGCAGGTCGTCCCTCAGCAGGCCCTTGCGGCCGAGCAGGCGCACGAACTGGTTGACCACATATTTGCCCACCCGGTCGTTGATCCGGCGCCCGGCCAGGATCACCTCGGGATGGTGGCCGATTTCCTCGGCCTTGTGGGTCAGGTAATAGGGATCGACACCGATGCAGTGACCGCCGACAAGGCCCGGCCGGAACGGCAGGAAGTTCCACTTGGTGCCGGCGGCTTCCAGCACGTCGAGCGTGTCGATGCCCAGCCGGTTGCAGATCATGGCCAGCTCGTTGACCAGCGCGATGTTCAGGTCGCGCTGGGTGTTCTCCATCACCTTGGCCGCCTCGGCCACCCGCATGGACGGCGCCTTGTGGGTGCCGGCGGTGATGATGGTGCGATAGAGCGCATCGACGAAATCGGCCGCCTCAGGCGTCGAGCCCGAGGTGATTTTCTTGATGTCGGAGAGCTTCAGCTCCTTGTTGCCGGGATTGAGCCGCTCGGGGCTGTAGCCGGCGAAGAAGTCGCGGTTGAACACCAGGCCTGATACCTGCTCGAGCACCGGCACGCAGAATTCCTCGGTGCAGCCGGGATAGACCGTGGATTCATAGACCACCACGTCGCCGCGCTTGAGCACGTTGCCGATGGCGCGGCTGGCGGCTTCCAGCGGCGCCAGGTCGGGATGGTTGTGGCTGTCGACCGGCGTCGGCACGGTGACGACGAACACGTTGCAGCTTTTCAGGTCGGCCCATTCGCCGGTGAATTGCAGGTGCTTTGCGCCGCGCAACTCTTCCTCGGTCGCCTCCAGGGTGCTGTCGTGGAACCGCTTCAGCTCGCCGATGCGCTTGCTGTTGATGTCGACGCCGAGCACCGGATAATGGGCGGCGAATGCCACGGCCACCGGCAATCCCACATAGCCCAGGCCGACCACGCCGATGCGGGCGTCCTCGACCTTGAGGGGGAAGGCTTCCGGCGCGGTTTTGACGGCTGGCGAGCTCATGCGCGCTCCTAACGCTGTGTGGTCATTAACGCTGTGTGGTCACTAACGTTGTGTGGTTTGGGTCGGCCAGTAGCCGGACAGGATGCGGTGACCGCGCTGGCCTTTCTCGACCTCCTCGATCACCCGCTTGCCGATGCCCGACATGTTCTTGTCGTGCATGCGGTAATAGAAGATAGGCTCGGCGAGGTGCTTGCCCATCCAGCCATTGGCGACGATGCGCCGCCATTTGTGGTGCTTGGTGCCCTTGCGGATCGCCTCGTCATAGGGGCCGGCCTCCAGCACCGGCCTGGCCAGGCACATGGCCGGCTCGGGCACGAAGGAATATTCCTCCAGCAGCCTGGGGTCGAACGGCGTCGACTTGCCCCGGTCGAGGATCTCGCCGGTCTGCGAGATCAGCGTGCAGTCGGTATAGATGAAGCCGATGGAGGGATCGGTTTTGCGCGCCTCGATCAGCTCGGCGATGGTGCGGGCGGCATATTCCGGCGTCAGCAGGTCGTCGGAATCCTGGATCATGAAATATTCGCCGCGCACATGGGACAGGGCGCGGTTAAGCGCGCCCAGCTTGCCGACATTCTCGGGCAGTGCGATCAGCTTGGTGTCGAACAGATTGGTGACCTTCGACAGGGTTTCCGTCGCCACCGCCACCGAGTCATCGGTGCTGGCGTCGTCCACCACGATCAGCTCGATGGGGGCATAGGTCTGCTGGGCCACGGACCGGATCGCCTCGTCGATGAACCGGCCGTAATTGTAGTTGGGCATGACCACGGTCAGCAGGTTCGCCGGAATCTCGGTTGTCATCGGTCTCTCCAAAGGCTGGCTATAAGGTAGTCTCAGCCGCCTGTTTGTACAAAGAGGTTGTCGGGCGAGCGGTCGAGCCGCGCCATCAGCGCCCCGCATTCCCGGTCGATCATCGCCTTGTCGTCCGGCGAGACGGCGGACTGCTTCTCGGCGCTGTCCGAGGTGAACACGGTCTTGTCGCCGTCGTCCTTCGAGTGATAGCGGAACTGCTCGACCATCAGCTCGAACTCGCCGTCCCCCGGCTCGAAATGCAGGCCCTGGCGCAGGATCACCGGAAAGCTCTCGGGGCTGATCGCGGTATAGTTGATGTGGCGCACCCGACCGTCCGAATTCAGCGCCACCCGGAAATATTCGGCGAAACAGATCGCCAGATAGCGCACGTCGTCCATCCCGGTGGTCTCGCGCCAGTCCAGCCCGGTCAGGAACCCGGCCTGCGGCCGGCCCTTGGCCCACAGGATCGCGGTGGTCTCGCGCAGCACCGAGGCGATCACCTCCACCGCGTCGCGGTACAGGAACACGGCGGGCACCTCGGGGAACGCCTTGCTGATGAAATCCAGATACAGCGTGTTCCACGAGATGAACTTGACGAAGGAATAAAGCTGGTCCGGCCGGCGGCGGCGCGCCATGGCCAGCACCAGGTTGCGGAAGGCTTTCAGGTTCTCCGGCGTCGGCTCGGCCTCGTGCTCCCAATCATCGGTGATCGTGGCCCAGAAGCCGCGCTGCAGCGGGCCGGGCTGGTTCAGCACCACATGCCGGGGCGAGCGGGCGATGGCCTTCGCGGTCAGGGTCGATCCGCAGCGGGAGACGTGGAAGATCAGGCCGCTGGGGCTGATCGGGTCGGCCAGGATGCGGTCATCGAGCAGGATGGCGAAGTCGGTGGTGAACGCCTCGCCGATCTGGCCGCTCTGGGCCAGATGCTGCACCGTGTACATGAACTGCCATTCCTGGAACAGGTGGTCGCCGATATCGGCCCACAGCACCTTGCCGCCATCCGCTGGATCAATGGCGACCGGCACCAGGCCGTTCACGGCGCGAATCCGCTCGACCGCCGCATCGGCGCTCAGATGGGTGTCCGCAATCCTGGGTATGAGGTCCATGACCACTTCGTGGTCAGGCAATGCATAAAGCGCCTTCATCCGACTCCGTCAGGCATGAAGCAACCGGCCACGGCCGGAGGATGCGGGTGTATACGCCGGGGAGGGGTGGAGGTCAAGGAAGGGGTCTAGTTGAAAGGTGTCAACCTTTTCGCCTTCTCTACGGCACTTGCCGGACAATGCCACATTCCAAATATCGAGAAAATTACCTGTTATCTCGCTTTCTCAATGGCTCCATTCTCAAAATAGGAAAAAGTATCTCTTCGATCCGCGATATAGTGGCATTTGTACGTTCACTGATCTCGTCTTTAATATCTTTCGAATTGGATGCATACATCCCTGATCTAAGCTTTTTCGAGAACTCTGGATCGCTACCATTGTCATCAATATAAGCTTCAACATCTAGATGTAGTAGCCAAGGCTGACGAGATAATGTCTCAAGATTCTTGGCTAACTCCTCTGAAAACAAAGCGTGAGCTGTAGGCTGGCATGTATCTATCGCATCCCATTCTGCTCTAAATTTTTCGATCCTGTTATAATAGCCTTGAGCGGTGATCAATCGTTGCCGTCGTTTATCTGGCTGTATCTCCCATTGTGCATCCGTCTTTAGCTTTTCCTCAGCAGCATTCAGTTCATGAGCCCACATCACGGGCGCTCTAACGCGATCAATCGCGCGTCGCGCGCGATACGCTACCGTCAGAATATGTTCTGCCTGTTCAACTTGGCGCTCAGTGAGTTTCTGCCGTCTCCAATTGTCGAATGTGTTGGCTCCGATTCTTGCGGCAACTAATACAGCAGCGGCGGCTAAAAGTGTTCCCCATCCCTGAAGCATGGTGCCAGTAGCAGACCAATCAATCGTAGAACTGCATATTGAAAAAATCATCACCGCCATTCCTATCAAGTTGAATCGAATTATATCAACACCTTAAAAGATTGCATCTACCGCCTTTCACGCAATCTCCGCCCCCAGCAGTACGAGCCCCACGAAGAACTGCCGCCGGAACGCTTTCTGGTCCACGCACTTGCGCACCCATCCGCCGAGCCAGATGCATCGAAATTCCTATTCATTGCGTTTAGAATGGAAGCCGGAGGGTGATAAGGGCCAAACTATGGATCAAGCACTAATTGAATTTTTTCAGTCTCACTTCGAGGGACTGGAGGGGGTGATAAATTCAAACTTTTTCTCCGCTGCATTTGGTGCGTTTGCCGGCGCTTTTGGCGCCCAGAGGATTGCAGAACGCGCCAAACGGCGAGAGGAAAATGTTCTAGAATTGCGCAGCACAAATACCGCGATTATGATTTCTTTTGACATATGTAACATTCTTTTGAGTGTTAAAAAGCAACATCTTAGGCCGATGAAAGTGGGTTATGAGAATGACCGGGCAGCCTTCATTAAACATGTTGATACAGTGTCGCGGATCGGCGCGGGAGTTTTTCCGCCCTTTTTTTATACGGCGGATATGAAGACCTTGTTTATTCCACCGTTGCCGGTCGAACGCTTGGCAAAGGAAGTGTATGAGAAAGCGTCCCACGTCGGTAGACCGCTGAGCCTAATGACGATGCTGGGTCAGTCTGTCGAGACACTTGCCGCGTCGATGGATTCGAGGAACAGGTTATGCGAGGAGTTCCAACACCAATCACAGATGCCCCAGATTGATCGAGCATTTGCATACTTTGGGGTTCAAAAGGGCAACGTCCTTAACGAAACGTATCTCACCACCCTGTACGCTATATTCGATCAGGCGGACGACGGCATCATGTTTGCGAAGCTGCTTATTGACGACTTGGTTGAGCACGGAAACAAGTTGGCTACAAAAATGGGAATAGGCACGTCGAGTGTGAATAAGCCCGATTTCTCGATCGCGGTCAATGCGGGGCTGATGCCGGACGCTGCTAGATACACTGATTGGCTGACGGCCTTTAAAAAAGGTAGTTCGATCACTCATTGGGCCGATCTAGCGGCGCAGTTATAGTCCGCCTTCACTCTTCGCGGGACAATTCTAGGCCGGTCAGGTTGGGGACGGCGGGCATCACAAGCATCGGTGTTCCTCCACCCAGCGGATGCCACAGGCTACACCAAAGCAATCAACCCAACCCTCCGGGACACAACACGTGCGCCGGGATGACGGCTATAGGGGGTGTCAAACGGCAGCGAAAGCCCGCCCTTACCCCTTCAACCTTGGCGTGCCCATGTAGTCGCGCTTGCCCACGGGGGCGCCATTCTGCCGCAGGATGTCGTAGGCGGTGGTGGCGTGGAAGTGAAAATTGGGCATGGAAAACGACATCACGAACCCTTCGGATGTGAACAGCATGTCGGTGTCGCGCACCTTGAACACCATGTCGGCGCCTTCGCGGGCGTTGACCTCCTCCGGCGTCAGTGAACGCAGGGCGGCGGCGGTGTCGGCGATCAGGCCCTGCAGGCCGGCGTAATCGTAGGCCGGGCGCTCGCCGGGCAGGGAAAGGGCGCCGCTGAGCACCGCGTTCATGGCGTCGCCCGAATGGAAGGCGACCGACTGGATCTGGAAGCGGAACGGCAGCATGTCGGGGACCAGCCGCGCCTCGACGATCGCCTCGGGATCGGCGCCGGTGTCGCGGCAATGGGCGAGGCCCTTGGCCAGAAAGCCGCCGACGGCGTCCAGGGTCTGCAGGTAGCTCGTCACACTGATGTCGTAGAGAGAGATCGCCATGGTCGCCGTGCCTTCCTGGATTGCAAATTGTCGGCGTCCTGACTAGCACGCGGCGCGCCGTGCCCGCAGGATAATCGGCCGGTCGCTTCCGGGCGTCGCGGCCAGTGATTGGGCTGGCAAACCATGCCGCGTTGACGGATGCTGCCGGCGCATGGGGACCACGGCCAACGATCCGCTCGATATCCTGTTCGTGCTCGACAATCTGTCGGGCGGCGGCGCGCAGCGCGTGGCGGTGAACCTGGCGAACGGGCTGCAGGCGCGCGGCCACCGGGTAAGGGTGCTGCTGTTCGAGCATCGCGGCCCGCTGCGCGGGGCGCTGGCGCCGGCGATCCAGGTGATCGAGCTGGGGATCGGGCGGGCGCGGCATGCGCTGTGGCCGCTGGCCCGGATGATCGGCGCGCTGCGGCCGGGCGTGGTGCTGAGTTTCCTGCCGCACGTAAACGTGCTGGCCATCCTGGCGGCGCGGCTGGCGGGCGGCGCCAGCCCGGTCGTCGTCACCGAGCACAACCAGCCCGATCCGGTACTGCTGGCGATGATGTCGCCGGGCTATGCACGGGCCACCCGGCTGGCGCGGCTGCTCTACCGCTTCGCCGCGGCGCTGGTGTGCTGCACGCCCGGCATCAGACAGGCATGGGTGACCGGGCGGGGCCTGCGGGCCGACCGGGTCCATGCCGTGCACAATCCGGTTGTCACGGCCGAGATGCTGGACGGAACCGGCAGGCCGCCGGCCCATCCCTGGGCGCGCGATCCGTCGGTGCCGCTGATCGCGGCGGCTGGCCGGATGAGCGCCGAGAAGGACCTGGCGATGCTGCTGCGCGCCTTCGCCCGGCTGCGCCAGGGCCGCGCGGCGCGGCTGCTGCTGATGGGCAACGGGGTGCTGCGGCCCGAACTCGAGGCGCTGGCGGCGGCGCTGGGCATCGCCGACGACGTCGACATGCCGGGATATGTCGACGATCCACACGGGGTGTTCCGCGCGGCGCAGGTTGTGGCGGTGTCGTCGGTCAGCGAGGGCTTCTCCAACGTGGTGATCGAGGCGCTGGCCTGTGGCACCGGGGTGGTGGTCACCGACTGCTTCAGCCCGGCGGACCGGCTGACGATGCACGGCTGGGTGCAGGCCATGGTGCCGGTGGGCGACGATGCGGCCATGGCGCGGGCGCTGGCCGAGGCGATCGACGCACCCTCGGACCCGGACGCGCTGCGCGCCCATGTCAGCGGCCTGACCTCGGCGGCGGCCATCGACAATTATGAGGCGGTGCTGCGCAGGGTGCTGGCCCGCTAGGGTCGGGCCGGGGCACGGCGGCTGTTCAGTCGGCGGGCGGCACGCTGGCCTCGTTCGCGTCGGCCCGTCGGCGCTCGGCGGCCAGCAGCTCCCATACGGCAATGAACATGGCGGCGATCAGCGGGCCCAGAATGATGCCGTTGAGCCCGAACAGGACGATGCCGCCCAGGGTCGTGATCAGCACCAGATAGTCGGGCATCTTGGTGTCCTTGCCCACCAGCAGCGGGCGCAGGATGTTGTCGATCAGGCCGATCGCGAACACGCCCACGATCACCAGCAGCACGGCCTTGGCCATGGCGCCGGTGGCCAGCAGATAGATCGCCACGGGCACCCAGACGAAGCCGGTACCCACCGCCGGCAGCAGCGACAGGAACGCCATCAGCACGCCCCACAGCACCGGCGCGTGGATGCCAAGCACCCAGAACGTCAGGCCGCCCAGCGAGCCCTGGGCGACGGCGACGACGAAGCTGCCCTTCATGGTGGCGCGCATCACGGTGAGAAACTTGTCGAACAGCAGCTCGCGAATGCCGATCGGCAGCGGCACGTCGGCGCCGATGCGTCGGGTGAGTTTCCGGCCGTCGCGTAGCAGGAAGAAGGTGAGGTACAGCATGATGCCCAGATTCACCAGGAAGCTGAGCGCGCCCTGGCCGATGTTGAGCGCCTGGGTGGCGATGGCCTGAAGACGGCCGGACAGGCCCGACGACAGCTGTTCGCGGATCGCGCCCAGGTCACCCATGTCGAGGCGGTCGAGCAGGTCGGTGGCCCACCAGGGCAGCGCGTCCTGGATGCTGCGCAGCCACACCGCCGGGTCGAACTGGCCGGTCTCGATGCGGGTATAGAGCCGCGACGCCTCCTGCAGCAGCGAGATGATGATCAGCGTGCCCGGCAGGATGACGAGGGTGATGATCAGCAACAAGGTCAGCAGCGCGGCGGCGTTCTGGCGTCCCGGTATCCGGTTCAGGATGCGCCGCTGAACCGGCCGGAATACCACGGTGACCGCGATGGCCCACAGGATCGCGCCGTAGAATTGCCACAGCACCAGGAAGAACGCCGCCGACACGAAGGTCAGCAGGACCAGGAAAGTGGCTCTCTCGATGCCGTGTTGTTCGGACATTCAGCTCGTTCGCCCGCGGGATGAAGCGGGCCGGAGTGTAGGCGGTTTATGCGCCGTGCGGAATGGGCTTGGCAGGCCGTGCACGGATGGATGCCGTCATTCGGCCGCGCCGCGCCGGGCCTCCAGTTCGGCTTCCAGTTCGGTACGCATCTTGAACTTCTGGATCTTGCTGGTGGACATGGGCCAGGCGGTCACGAAACGCACATGGCGGGGGATCTTGAAGCTGGAGATGCGGCCCTTGCACCAGGCGATCAGGTCCTGCTCGCCGATGCTTTCACCGGGCTTCAGCTCGACGAAGGCGGCAGGCACCTCGACCAGGCGCGGATCCGGGATGCCGACCACCTGGGCCAGCTTCACCGCCGGATGCTGCTGCAGCAGGCCCTCGATCTCGGCGGCGGCCACGTTCTCGCCGCCCACCTTCAGCATGTCCTTGAAGCGGCCGTGGAACATCAAGGTGCCGTGCTCGTCCAGGCTGCCGATATCGCCCGTGTGCAGCCAGCCGTCGCGGATGGTCTGTGCCGACTTCTCCGGGTCCTTGTAATAGCCCTTCAGGATATTGACGCCGCGCACGCAGATTTCGCCGCGCTCGCCGGTGGGTACCGGCTTGCCGGTGTCGGGATCGCGGATCTCGACCTCCTGGCCCGGCATCGGCGAGCCCAGCCGGGTGTGCCGCAGCTGCTCCGGGCTGTCGACCGGCGAGGTTGTGACCGTGCCCGAGGCTTCGCTGAGCCCGTAGGTGCCCACCTGGATGCAGTCGGGCATGGCCCTAGTCAGCTTTTCGGTAAAGCCGGGCGGCTGCACGGCCAGGCTGGAATTCATCAGCCGGATGGCGCTGAGATCGGTGGTGGCGAAATCGGGGTGGTTGATCAGGTCGCCGATGATGGTGACGAAGCAGGCATAGTTGATGGTGGCCCGGGAATCCTCCAGCAGCTTGAGCGCCACGCCCGCGTCGAAATAGCCCATGGTCACATAGGCGCTGCCCATGTCGAAGCAGGCGGCGATGGGGAAGGTGGCGGCAATGTGGAACATGGGCAGCGGCGACCAGAAGCTGTCCTTCTCGGTCATGCCGTAGGCCTTGGCCATGGCGCGGCCGTTGCCGATGATCGACCGGCCGGTGATCATGCAGCCCTTGGGATTGGATGTGGTGCCCGAGGTGTACAGGATCATGCACAGATCGTCGGCGCCGACGGCATCGGTGCGGCGTTCGATCTCGGCCGTGGACACGGCTTGCGCGTCGGCGGACAGGTCCGCCTCGCCGACCATGCCGGGTGCGCTGTCGCCCAGCAGCAGGATGTTGCGCAGCCGGGGGGCCACGCCCAGTGACAGGGCGCGGGGGTTGTCGGCTGTCTCCAGGCCCGGCAGGCCTTCGCCCAGCCGCTCGATGAAGTTCACGCCCTCGGCCACCTTGCCCGTGGTGACGATGGTGACGATATCGGCGTTTTCGGTGACATAGGCGATCTCGCTGCCCCGGTAGCGGGCGTTGATCGGCACCATGACGGCGCCCGCCATGGCGATGCCGAACATCACTTCCATGAACTCGAAGCTGGTCG
This region includes:
- a CDS encoding MmgE/PrpD family protein, yielding MSKNPLELYGAWVAETPAAWPEDALDWAHREFVDLVAVMIPGAAEPASQYAFNAVQDWGQGPCAVAGQRKRLSAPWAALVNGTAGHALDFDDNFDPPKAHATTVLAPAILALAEQENLSGAACLDAYIVGLQIMGRVGQGVNPTHRNRGWHATATVGVIGAAAACARLLKLDAAASATALSAATSMSAGFMSQFGTMMKPVHAGLAAKGGIMAAGFAQAGITAGMETLDGRTGMNRLMVGPDYEALRDTITHVEHGQNLRYELDSIGAPLLITEHKFRVKRFPTCGAIHRAMDGMLDLRARHGFTAADVASVDLHMPRVHFNNVMYTDPQDPLQAKFSAEYAVGCVLARGDCTLADFRPDAVMRADVRSLFPIIHRHPVDKLEGEFPTEVHVTLKDGRQLKAVVDMPLGSKKAPFSWAQYWSKFDACCDGVLSDRDTRDLRLALERMPSLPNIGDLMRHVVLPFAQVA
- a CDS encoding nucleotidyltransferase family protein, which encodes MSSRPLHESFPPATVLVMAASRRGENDPVALLQNKSHKCLVEIDGQVMLERVIEALIDSGCFNRIYVSVENEDILRATPRMIAWLDEGRMSFVLSRGNLADSVLSAVDVIPNPLPLIITTGDNALHTPELVRDFMRGFWTHDEDVSLAFTRDDVVLRDYANSGLAFHMLKDGGYSACNLYALRRERSLSAVRVFESGGQFGKRHKRILKAFGVTPFIVYKLKLMGLHGLITLIGRKLRVTIDPVLLDYPFGPIDVDNKNSFDITEETLKKRRGAAAKAP
- a CDS encoding nucleotide sugar dehydrogenase, with the protein product MSSPAVKTAPEAFPLKVEDARIGVVGLGYVGLPVAVAFAAHYPVLGVDINSKRIGELKRFHDSTLEATEEELRGAKHLQFTGEWADLKSCNVFVVTVPTPVDSHNHPDLAPLEAASRAIGNVLKRGDVVVYESTVYPGCTEEFCVPVLEQVSGLVFNRDFFAGYSPERLNPGNKELKLSDIKKITSGSTPEAADFVDALYRTIITAGTHKAPSMRVAEAAKVMENTQRDLNIALVNELAMICNRLGIDTLDVLEAAGTKWNFLPFRPGLVGGHCIGVDPYYLTHKAEEIGHHPEVILAGRRINDRVGKYVVNQFVRLLGRKGLLRDDLRVLVLGFSFKENCPDARNTKVASIVGHLHEFDIAVDVYDPWVNPDECEHEYGIRPVPALETGKYDGIILAVAHDEFVKMGAQGIRALGRPGAVLYDVKSILPKDMVDQRL
- a CDS encoding glycosyltransferase family A protein, with amino-acid sequence MTTEIPANLLTVVMPNYNYGRFIDEAIRSVAQQTYAPIELIVVDDASTDDSVAVATETLSKVTNLFDTKLIALPENVGKLGALNRALSHVRGEYFMIQDSDDLLTPEYAARTIAELIEARKTDPSIGFIYTDCTLISQTGEILDRGKSTPFDPRLLEEYSFVPEPAMCLARPVLEAGPYDEAIRKGTKHHKWRRIVANGWMGKHLAEPIFYYRMHDKNMSGIGKRVIEEVEKGQRGHRILSGYWPTQTTQR
- a CDS encoding DUF1993 domain-containing protein; this encodes MAISLYDISVTSYLQTLDAVGGFLAKGLAHCRDTGADPEAIVEARLVPDMLPFRFQIQSVAFHSGDAMNAVLSGALSLPGERPAYDYAGLQGLIADTAAALRSLTPEEVNAREGADMVFKVRDTDMLFTSEGFVMSFSMPNFHFHATTAYDILRQNGAPVGKRDYMGTPRLKG
- a CDS encoding glycosyltransferase, with product MGTTANDPLDILFVLDNLSGGGAQRVAVNLANGLQARGHRVRVLLFEHRGPLRGALAPAIQVIELGIGRARHALWPLARMIGALRPGVVLSFLPHVNVLAILAARLAGGASPVVVTEHNQPDPVLLAMMSPGYARATRLARLLYRFAAALVCCTPGIRQAWVTGRGLRADRVHAVHNPVVTAEMLDGTGRPPAHPWARDPSVPLIAAAGRMSAEKDLAMLLRAFARLRQGRAARLLLMGNGVLRPELEALAAALGIADDVDMPGYVDDPHGVFRAAQVVAVSSVSEGFSNVVIEALACGTGVVVTDCFSPADRLTMHGWVQAMVPVGDDAAMARALAEAIDAPSDPDALRAHVSGLTSAAAIDNYEAVLRRVLAR
- a CDS encoding AI-2E family transporter — translated: MSEQHGIERATFLVLLTFVSAAFFLVLWQFYGAILWAIAVTVVFRPVQRRILNRIPGRQNAAALLTLLLIITLVILPGTLIIISLLQEASRLYTRIETGQFDPAVWLRSIQDALPWWATDLLDRLDMGDLGAIREQLSSGLSGRLQAIATQALNIGQGALSFLVNLGIMLYLTFFLLRDGRKLTRRIGADVPLPIGIRELLFDKFLTVMRATMKGSFVVAVAQGSLGGLTFWVLGIHAPVLWGVLMAFLSLLPAVGTGFVWVPVAIYLLATGAMAKAVLLVIVGVFAIGLIDNILRPLLVGKDTKMPDYLVLITTLGGIVLFGLNGIILGPLIAAMFIAVWELLAAERRRADANEASVPPAD
- a CDS encoding AMP-binding protein, translating into MTEINTFGRLLARAAKTWPERDAVIFPERRQSFAELHDRAVQRARQLAALGVRPGEHVGILLPTSFEFMEVMFGIAMAGAVMVPINARYRGSEIAYVTENADIVTIVTTGKVAEGVNFIERLGEGLPGLETADNPRALSLGVAPRLRNILLLGDSAPGMVGEADLSADAQAVSTAEIERRTDAVGADDLCMILYTSGTTSNPKGCMITGRSIIGNGRAMAKAYGMTEKDSFWSPLPMFHIAATFPIAACFDMGSAYVTMGYFDAGVALKLLEDSRATINYACFVTIIGDLINHPDFATTDLSAIRLMNSSLAVQPPGFTEKLTRAMPDCIQVGTYGLSEASGTVTTSPVDSPEQLRHTRLGSPMPGQEVEIRDPDTGKPVPTGERGEICVRGVNILKGYYKDPEKSAQTIRDGWLHTGDIGSLDEHGTLMFHGRFKDMLKVGGENVAAAEIEGLLQQHPAVKLAQVVGIPDPRLVEVPAAFVELKPGESIGEQDLIAWCKGRISSFKIPRHVRFVTAWPMSTSKIQKFKMRTELEAELEARRGAAE